In the genome of Candidatus Dormiibacterota bacterium, one region contains:
- a CDS encoding form I ribulose bisphosphate carboxylase large subunit yields the protein MTTLDASEARTEGKKTEGKKEEKRSRWSSGVIPYKTMGYWEPDYVPKASDILCAFRITPQAGVDPEEAAAAVAGESSTATWTVVWTDRLTAHSHYQAKAYRCEAIPGSDNQYMAFIAYDMDLFEEGSIANLTSSIIGNVFGFKALKALRLEDMRIPPHYVKTFPGPPHGIVMEREYINKYGRPLLGATTKPKLGLSARNYGRVVYEALRGGLDFTKDDENINSQPFMRWRDRYLSSMEAVNKAQAETGEVKGHYLNVTAATMEEMYERAEFAKEIGSVIIMQDLTVGYTAMTSMSKWARRNGMILHLHRAGHGTYTRQKNHGVSFRVIGKWVRLLGVDHVHAGTVVGKLEGDPSMIAGYYDTLRLPFVKENLARGIYFDQDWASMPGVMPVASGGIHAGQAHELLHHLGEDVVLQFGGGTIGHPMGIEAGATANRVAVELMIQARNEGKDYLKEGPELLRKGAKWCAPLRAALDVWGDISFNYESTDTPDVLPTATPV from the coding sequence ATGACCACACTGGACGCGAGCGAAGCCAGGACCGAGGGAAAGAAGACCGAGGGAAAGAAGGAGGAGAAGCGCTCCCGCTGGTCCTCCGGGGTCATCCCCTACAAGACCATGGGGTACTGGGAGCCGGACTACGTTCCCAAGGCCTCCGACATCCTCTGCGCCTTCCGGATCACCCCGCAGGCGGGCGTCGACCCCGAGGAGGCGGCCGCGGCGGTCGCCGGTGAATCCTCGACGGCGACCTGGACGGTGGTCTGGACCGACCGGCTCACCGCCCACAGCCACTACCAGGCGAAGGCCTACCGGTGCGAGGCGATCCCGGGGTCCGACAACCAGTACATGGCGTTCATCGCCTACGACATGGACCTCTTCGAGGAGGGCTCGATCGCCAACCTCACCTCCTCGATCATCGGCAACGTCTTCGGGTTCAAGGCGCTCAAGGCGCTGCGGCTCGAGGACATGCGGATCCCCCCGCACTACGTGAAGACGTTCCCCGGGCCGCCCCACGGCATCGTGATGGAGCGCGAGTACATCAACAAGTACGGCCGCCCGCTGCTCGGCGCCACCACCAAGCCCAAGCTGGGGCTGTCGGCGCGCAACTACGGACGGGTCGTCTACGAGGCGCTGCGCGGCGGGCTCGATTTCACCAAGGACGACGAGAACATCAACAGCCAGCCGTTCATGCGCTGGCGCGACCGCTACCTCTCGTCGATGGAGGCGGTGAACAAGGCGCAGGCGGAGACCGGTGAGGTCAAGGGTCACTACCTCAACGTCACCGCCGCGACGATGGAGGAGATGTACGAGCGCGCCGAGTTCGCCAAGGAGATCGGCTCGGTCATCATCATGCAGGACCTCACCGTGGGCTACACGGCGATGACCTCGATGTCGAAGTGGGCGCGGAGGAACGGGATGATCCTCCACCTCCACCGCGCCGGCCACGGCACCTACACCCGGCAGAAGAATCATGGGGTGAGCTTCCGGGTGATCGGCAAGTGGGTGCGGCTGCTCGGCGTCGACCACGTCCACGCGGGCACCGTGGTGGGCAAGCTCGAGGGCGACCCGAGCATGATCGCCGGCTACTACGACACCCTGCGCCTGCCCTTCGTCAAGGAGAACCTGGCGCGCGGCATCTACTTCGACCAGGACTGGGCGTCGATGCCGGGCGTGATGCCGGTCGCCTCGGGCGGCATCCACGCCGGCCAGGCGCACGAGCTGCTCCACCACCTCGGCGAGGACGTGGTGCTCCAGTTCGGCGGCGGCACCATCGGCCATCCGATGGGCATCGAGGCGGGCGCCACCGCCAACCGCGTCGCCGTCGAGCTGATGATCCAGGCGCGCAACGAGGGGAAGGACTACCTCAAGGAGGGTCCCGAACTGCTCCGCAAGGGCGCGAAGTGGTGCGCCCCGCTGCGTGCCGCGCTCGACGTCTGGGGCGACATCAGCTTCAACTACGAGTCCACCGACACCCCCGACGTGCTGCCCACGGCGACCCCGGTCTAG
- a CDS encoding ribulose bisphosphate carboxylase small subunit: protein MYVTQGTFSYLPPLTDDQIKLQVQYCLDQGWAVSVEYTDDPHPRNFLWDMWGLPMFDMKDPAAILLEINRCREANPQKYVRVNAYDATLGRQTTALQYIVQRPDNEPGFRLERQESHDRQIRYTLHPYALDRPAGERYQK from the coding sequence ATGTACGTCACCCAGGGAACCTTCTCCTACCTGCCGCCGCTGACCGACGATCAGATCAAGCTGCAGGTGCAGTACTGCCTGGACCAGGGCTGGGCCGTCTCCGTCGAGTACACCGACGATCCCCATCCCCGCAACTTCCTGTGGGACATGTGGGGGCTGCCGATGTTCGACATGAAGGACCCGGCCGCGATCCTGCTCGAGATCAACCGCTGCCGTGAGGCCAACCCCCAGAAGTACGTCCGGGTGAACGCCTACGACGCCACCCTCGGCCGGCAGACCACCGCGCTCCAGTACATCGTCCAGCGGCCCGACAACGAGCCCGGCTTCCGGCTCGAGCGGCAGGAGAGCCACGACCGCCAGATCCGCTACACCCTGCATCCGTACGCGCTCGACCGCCCCGCGGGTGAGCGCTACCAGAAGTAG
- the cbbX gene encoding CbbX protein has protein sequence MPRGGARQGPPSLPAPDEEKAPPRLGENDLVDLEAELRGSQVFDVLEQLDRELIGLVPVKTRIREVASLLLVDRMRRNYGLDSERPTLHMCFTGSPGTGKTTIAMRMAEVLHRLGYLGKGHLVTVTRDDLVGQYIGHTAPKTREVLKRAMGGVLFIDEAYYLYRQENERDYGQETIEILLQVMENQRDDIVVILAGYKDRMDTFFQSNPGMSSRIAHHIDFPDYTIDELMGIAGLILERQNYRLSEDGESSFRELMERRMRQPRFANGRSVRNGLERARLRQASRLISAGGSIGRDDLMRIEGEDIRKSRLFDVDDISGEEPTGDAEAPAAGNGHRSS, from the coding sequence ATGCCTCGCGGCGGCGCGCGGCAGGGACCTCCGTCCCTGCCCGCGCCGGACGAGGAGAAGGCGCCGCCGCGGCTCGGCGAGAACGACCTCGTCGACCTCGAGGCCGAGCTCCGGGGCTCACAGGTCTTCGACGTGCTCGAGCAGCTCGACCGCGAGCTGATCGGCCTGGTGCCGGTGAAGACGCGCATCCGCGAGGTCGCCTCGCTGCTGCTGGTCGACCGGATGCGTCGCAACTACGGGCTCGACTCCGAGCGGCCCACGCTGCACATGTGCTTCACCGGCAGCCCGGGGACGGGCAAGACCACGATCGCGATGCGCATGGCCGAGGTGCTCCACCGGCTCGGGTACCTGGGCAAGGGGCACCTGGTCACGGTCACCCGCGACGACCTCGTCGGCCAGTACATCGGCCACACCGCGCCCAAGACCCGCGAGGTGTTGAAGCGGGCGATGGGCGGGGTGCTCTTCATCGACGAGGCCTACTACCTGTACCGGCAGGAGAACGAGCGCGACTACGGGCAGGAGACCATCGAGATCCTCCTCCAGGTGATGGAGAACCAGCGCGACGACATCGTCGTCATCCTGGCCGGCTACAAGGACCGGATGGACACGTTCTTCCAGAGCAATCCCGGGATGAGCTCGCGGATCGCCCACCACATCGACTTCCCCGACTACACCATCGACGAGCTGATGGGGATCGCCGGGCTGATCCTCGAGCGCCAGAACTACCGCCTCAGCGAGGACGGTGAGAGCTCCTTCCGCGAGCTGATGGAGCGGCGGATGCGCCAGCCGCGCTTCGCCAACGGGCGCAGCGTGCGCAACGGGCTGGAGCGGGCGCGGCTCCGCCAGGCGAGCCGGCTGATCAGCGCCGGGGGCTCGATCGGCCGCGACGACCTGATGCGGATCGAGGGCGAGGACATCCGCAAGAGCCGTCTCTTCGACGTCGACGACATCAGCGGCGAGGAGCCCACCGGGGACGCGGAGGCGCCGGCCGCCGGGAACGGTCACCGCTCCTCCTGA
- a CDS encoding kelch repeat-containing protein, whose translation MNRAALLLAAALLLIGCGTPAAAPTPTATPPPAGPSPAASAHRLVPRPALRLYASMTTDSAHRDVLLFGGGTQAGDLDDTWTWADGRWTQSEAFPVPPPRGLAGLAEDGAGRVVLFGGEQGGARTLDDTWIWDGTAWTRAAAAPGPSRRSAVAMGYDAGSRQVLLFGGAGVDGRTADTWLFAAGRWAEARPPASPPARSAAAMAYDPVRGQLLLFGGAGASGDLGDTWAWASGSWHPLHPATSPTPRSGAAMAWDASTGRIVLFGGVVAGQPQNDTWLWDGSDWAAAAPPGPPPARAFPAVAADPSSGTVLLFGGQGTAGALGDAWVWRSGTWGTTPL comes from the coding sequence GTGAACCGGGCCGCCCTGCTGCTCGCCGCCGCGCTGCTGCTGATCGGCTGCGGCACGCCGGCCGCGGCGCCCACGCCGACGGCGACGCCGCCCCCCGCCGGACCCTCCCCGGCGGCGTCAGCGCACCGCCTGGTGCCCCGCCCCGCCCTCCGCCTCTACGCCTCGATGACGACCGACAGCGCACACCGCGACGTGCTGCTCTTCGGCGGCGGCACCCAGGCCGGCGACCTCGACGACACCTGGACCTGGGCGGACGGCCGCTGGACCCAGTCCGAGGCGTTCCCGGTGCCGCCCCCGCGAGGCCTCGCCGGTCTCGCCGAGGACGGCGCCGGGCGGGTGGTGCTCTTCGGGGGCGAGCAGGGCGGCGCCCGCACCCTCGACGACACCTGGATCTGGGACGGGACCGCCTGGACCCGGGCGGCCGCCGCCCCCGGCCCGTCGCGCCGCAGCGCGGTGGCGATGGGGTACGACGCCGGCTCCCGCCAGGTGCTGCTCTTCGGCGGCGCCGGGGTCGACGGGCGCACCGCCGACACCTGGCTGTTCGCCGCCGGCCGCTGGGCCGAGGCACGGCCGCCGGCGTCGCCCCCGGCGCGTTCGGCGGCGGCGATGGCCTACGACCCGGTCCGCGGGCAGCTGCTGCTGTTCGGCGGGGCGGGCGCGAGCGGCGACCTCGGGGACACCTGGGCATGGGCGTCGGGGAGCTGGCATCCCCTCCATCCCGCAACGTCGCCCACACCCCGCAGCGGTGCGGCGATGGCCTGGGACGCGTCCACGGGCAGGATCGTCCTCTTCGGCGGGGTCGTCGCCGGGCAGCCGCAGAACGACACCTGGCTGTGGGACGGCAGCGACTGGGCGGCGGCGGCCCCCCCCGGGCCGCCTCCGGCGCGCGCCTTCCCCGCGGTCGCCGCCGATCCGTCGAGCGGGACGGTGCTGCTCTTCGGCGGCCAGGGCACCGCCGGTGCGCTCGGCGACGCCTGGGTCTGGCGATCGGGGACCTGGGGAACGACACCATTGTGA
- a CDS encoding copper resistance protein CopC, which yields MPMPHRHRLALLPRPARLLLAALAAVVGALLPTAAAAHPYLVSAEPAAGATLHASPEQVTILYTEGLDAPYCSVVLVAPDGSERTMPVTASGTRLTAAPPALGPGTWVVRWTVVGEDGHRVVGDFAFNVQRASGNPAALAAAAGPPGYDTASDVSPVELVGRALLAVLTVLLCGLLVLGFVILPSDPALRAAAGRRLARLRTAVWTLQVGVAAGLAGVLVGEYGASALPSALTGKLVLLRLLLTLALAPAVFDGGALAAGRSPSRRTGAYGVAVAGALLGALALSGHALAEADRVPQLTVLGVHLLAVSIWVGAIAAVVAASGRGARRLAPPVAVSVAVMLMTGLYNAHVNLRSLAELASSTYGRVLDVKVGLVVAMVAAGLLASRRIGGRRVRAAEAAVAVAVLTMAGVLAQTPNPVSFPFPSQLHARPAGTPLLAASNGTHLLPLTVAPGVVGANRIIAGVDRTDGNDLPVPVDGVDGIEVAASCPCPGGARQVTMRRLPGSPWFTGEVVLASPGTWTLTVRPRVAGILEDAAAESADIQPAAAPDQVLVGVAADLSGPGGRACQDRAVGLQAAAVEANQGALLGGDTVRVIAADTGAEGVAAAVERLRAIHVAALAVPCGDETTTAAVVAAARHAGLPVVGVPEELAAAPLAWTTGLRAAGEGAALADQAASHHALSAMLLTGHELHDRRETDATAARLDVLGIPTRRLAVDAEPPATLAERVRALNPGTVILLASPEAALPVIRALGDLAPAWSPLSGALAASGLMSNSLASAGGEWVVKGRIGFVSEVDPDDTAAIAYAGRLEQWYGGRRPSFDGVRGYIAGWVMNNALRGAGQDRSAQNLVGTLETRFADFAFGSSYRLRWGSGGGGAGQLAVFTTVFINPLTQLGAAPSTSHAGIFLKAGAYVRLSPYAQVQS from the coding sequence ATGCCCATGCCCCACCGCCACCGCCTCGCGCTCCTCCCCCGGCCGGCCCGGCTGCTGCTCGCCGCCCTCGCCGCCGTGGTGGGGGCGCTGCTGCCCACCGCCGCCGCGGCGCATCCCTACCTGGTGAGCGCCGAGCCCGCCGCCGGGGCCACCCTGCACGCGTCCCCCGAGCAGGTCACGATCCTCTACACCGAGGGCCTCGACGCGCCCTACTGCTCGGTGGTGCTGGTGGCGCCCGACGGCAGCGAGCGCACCATGCCGGTGACCGCCTCGGGGACGCGGCTCACCGCGGCGCCGCCGGCGCTCGGGCCGGGCACCTGGGTGGTGCGCTGGACGGTGGTCGGCGAGGACGGCCACCGGGTGGTCGGCGACTTCGCCTTCAACGTGCAGCGGGCCTCGGGCAACCCCGCCGCCCTCGCCGCCGCCGCCGGCCCGCCCGGCTACGACACCGCCAGCGACGTCAGCCCGGTCGAGCTGGTGGGCCGCGCCCTGCTGGCGGTGCTCACCGTGCTGCTCTGCGGCCTGCTCGTCCTCGGCTTCGTGATCCTCCCCTCCGACCCCGCCCTGCGCGCCGCCGCCGGCCGGCGGCTGGCCCGGCTGCGCACCGCGGTGTGGACGCTGCAGGTGGGGGTCGCCGCCGGCCTCGCCGGCGTGCTGGTCGGCGAGTACGGGGCCTCGGCGCTGCCCAGCGCGCTCACCGGCAAGCTGGTCCTGCTCCGGCTCCTGCTCACCCTGGCGCTGGCCCCGGCGGTCTTCGATGGCGGGGCCCTGGCCGCGGGCCGGTCGCCGTCCCGGCGCACCGGCGCCTACGGCGTGGCGGTGGCCGGCGCGCTGCTCGGCGCCCTCGCCCTCTCCGGGCACGCCCTCGCCGAGGCCGACCGCGTCCCCCAGCTCACCGTGCTCGGCGTCCACCTGCTCGCCGTCAGCATCTGGGTGGGCGCGATCGCCGCCGTGGTCGCCGCCTCGGGCCGGGGAGCGCGGCGCCTCGCCCCGCCGGTGGCGGTGAGCGTCGCCGTGATGCTCATGACCGGCCTCTACAACGCCCACGTCAACCTCCGGTCGCTCGCCGAGCTGGCGAGCTCGACCTACGGCCGGGTGCTCGACGTCAAGGTGGGCCTGGTGGTGGCGATGGTGGCCGCGGGCCTGCTCGCCAGCCGGCGGATCGGCGGCCGCCGCGTCCGCGCCGCGGAGGCCGCGGTCGCGGTGGCGGTGCTGACGATGGCGGGGGTGCTGGCCCAGACCCCCAATCCGGTCTCGTTCCCCTTCCCCTCGCAGCTCCACGCCCGGCCGGCGGGGACGCCCCTGCTCGCCGCCTCGAACGGCACCCACCTGCTCCCGCTCACCGTCGCCCCCGGGGTGGTCGGCGCCAACCGGATCATCGCCGGGGTCGACCGCACCGACGGCAACGACCTGCCGGTCCCGGTCGACGGCGTCGACGGCATCGAGGTGGCCGCCAGCTGCCCCTGCCCCGGCGGCGCCCGGCAGGTGACGATGCGGCGGCTGCCGGGCAGCCCCTGGTTCACCGGCGAGGTGGTGCTCGCCAGCCCCGGCACCTGGACGCTGACGGTGCGACCCCGGGTGGCCGGGATCCTGGAGGACGCCGCCGCCGAGAGCGCCGACATCCAGCCCGCGGCGGCGCCCGACCAGGTGCTGGTGGGGGTCGCCGCCGACCTGTCGGGACCCGGGGGCCGGGCCTGCCAGGACCGCGCCGTGGGCCTCCAGGCGGCTGCGGTCGAGGCCAACCAGGGGGCGCTGCTGGGCGGCGACACCGTGCGCGTGATCGCCGCCGACACCGGCGCGGAGGGTGTGGCGGCGGCGGTCGAACGGCTGCGGGCGATCCACGTCGCCGCCCTCGCGGTGCCCTGCGGCGACGAGACCACCACCGCGGCGGTGGTGGCCGCGGCCCGGCACGCCGGCCTGCCGGTGGTGGGAGTCCCCGAGGAGCTCGCCGCCGCGCCGCTGGCCTGGACCACCGGGCTGCGCGCCGCCGGCGAGGGCGCGGCGCTCGCCGACCAGGCCGCCTCGCACCACGCCCTGAGCGCGATGCTGCTCACCGGTCACGAGCTCCACGACCGCCGCGAGACCGACGCGACCGCGGCCCGCCTCGACGTCCTCGGCATCCCCACCCGGCGCCTCGCCGTCGACGCCGAGCCGCCCGCCACCCTGGCCGAGCGGGTCCGGGCGCTCAACCCGGGGACGGTGATCCTGCTCGCCTCGCCGGAGGCGGCGCTGCCCGTGATCCGCGCCCTCGGCGACCTCGCCCCCGCCTGGTCGCCGCTCTCCGGGGCGCTCGCCGCCTCCGGGCTGATGTCGAACTCGCTGGCCAGCGCCGGCGGCGAGTGGGTGGTGAAGGGGCGGATCGGCTTCGTCAGCGAGGTCGATCCCGACGACACCGCGGCGATCGCCTACGCCGGCCGGCTCGAGCAGTGGTACGGCGGCCGCCGCCCCTCCTTCGACGGGGTGCGCGGGTACATCGCGGGCTGGGTGATGAACAATGCGCTCCGCGGCGCCGGCCAGGACCGCTCGGCGCAGAACCTGGTCGGTACCCTCGAGACCCGGTTCGCCGACTTCGCCTTCGGCTCCTCGTACCGGCTGCGGTGGGGGAGCGGCGGCGGCGGCGCCGGTCAGCTCGCCGTCTTCACCACCGTGTTCATCAACCCCCTCACCCAGCTCGGCGCGGCCCCCTCGACGAGCCACGCCGGCATCTTCCTCAAGGCGGGCGCCTATGTGCGCCTCAGCCCCTACGCACAGGTGCAGAGCTGA